The following proteins are encoded in a genomic region of Ictalurus punctatus breed USDA103 chromosome 15, Coco_2.0, whole genome shotgun sequence:
- the hnf4a gene encoding hepatocyte nuclear factor 4-alpha (The RefSeq protein has 3 substitutions compared to this genomic sequence) has translation MEMADYSEALDPAYTTLEFENMQVLAMSTDSSPAEGANLNAANHLGTGTLCAICGDRATGKHYGASSCDGCKGFFRRGVRKNHMYSCRFSRQCIVDKDKRNQCRYCRLKKCFRAGMKKEAVQNERDRISTRRSSYEDSSFPSINALIQADVLSRQISSPGPIMNGDIRTKKMATITDVCESMKQQLLVLVEWAKYIPAFCDLPLDDQVALLRAHAGEHLLLGAAKRSMLYKDLLLLGNDHIVARNCPELEVSRVAVRILDELVLPFQELQIDDNEYACLKAIVFFDPDAKGLSDPSKIKRIRYQVQVSLEDYINDRQYDSRGRFGELLLLLPTLQSITWQMIEQIQFVKLFGMAKIDNLLQEMLLGGSANEAPHAPPSLHPHLVHEHLSNNVIVTTSMATPIHNGQMSTPETPIPSPPPASSFEHYKLAQGVIASVPKQPTAIPQPTITKQESI, from the exons ATGGAGATGGCAGACTATAGCGAGGCCCTGGACCCGGCCTACACCACATTGGAGTTCGAGAACATGCAAGTGCTCGCCATGAGCACAG ACTCCTCGCCAGCTGAGGGTGCCAACCTGAATGCTGCCAATCACCTGGGCACAGGGACTCTGTGTGCTATCTGTGGTGACCGGGCAACAGGAAAACACTATGGAGCCTCCAGCTGTGATGGCTGCAAGGGTTTCTTCAGACGCAGCGTTCGCAAAAACCACATGTACTCGTGCAG atTCAGCAGACAGTGCATAGTGGATAAAGACAAGAGGAACCAATGCAGATACTGTAGGCTTAAGAAATGCTTTCGGGCCGGAATGAAAAAAGAAG CTGTACAGAATGAAAGAGACCGAATCAGTACCAGAAGGTCCAGTTACGAGGACAGCAGCTTTCCCTCCATCAATGCACTCATCCAAGCTGATGTCCTCTCCAGACAG ATCTCCTCTCCAGGTCCGATCATGAACGGTGACATCAGAACAAAAAAGATGGCCACCATTACAGATGTGTGTGAATCTATGAAGCAGCAACTGTTGGTACTGGTCGAGTGGGCTAAATATATCCCAGCCTTCTGTGACCTCCCACTGGATGACCAG GTGGCTTTGCTTCGAGCTCATGCTGGAGAACATCTCCTGCTTGGAGCTGCCAAGCGCTCCATGCTTTACAAGGACCTTTTGCTATTAG GTAATGACCATATAGTTGCTCGGAATTGCCCAGAGTTGGAAGTGAGTCGCGTAGCAGTAAGGATCCTTGATGAGTTGGTCCTTCCTTTCCAGGAACTCCAAATAGATGATAATGAATATGCCTGCTTGAAGGCCATTGTATTCTTTGATCCAG ATGCCAAAGGTCTCAGTGATCCGAGCAAGATCAAGCGGATGCGTTACCAGGTGCAGGTCAGTTTAGAGGACTACATCAACGACCGGCAGTATGACTCGCGGGGACGATTCGGCGAGCTTCTGCTTCTGTTACCCACACTGCAGAGCATCACCTGGCAAATGATTGAGCAAATCCAGTTTGTTAAGCTGTTCGGGATGGCCAAGATTGACAACCTCCTGCAAGAGATGCTTCTGGGAG GTTCTGCTAATGAGGCCCCCCATGCTCCTCCATCTTTGCATCCACACCTGGTCCATGAGCACCTCAGCAACAATGTTATTGTGACCACCAGCATGGCCACTCCAATTCACAATGGACAAATGT CCACACCTGAAACTCCAATCCCATCTCCTCCACCGGCTTCCAGCTCTGAGCATTACAAACTGGCTCAGGGCGTCATAGCTTCGGTGCCTAAACAGCCGACAGCCATTCCTCAACCTACAATCACCAAGCAAGAGAGCATCTGA
- the ttpal gene encoding alpha-tocopherol transfer protein-like: MAHQNGHTDPSPLVDVMAGERFPAAPPPIYVCTLTPDLEAKAREELQEKPEWRLRDVQALRDMILKEHSSLRTRLDDAFLLRFLRARKFDYDRALQLLLNYHSSRRAWPEVFQDLKPSTVKHVLELGFLTVLPRPDPQGRYVLCLRPGKWTPNDYPFVDNIRAIYLTLEKLIQPEETQVNGIVILVDYTGVGLSQASNPGPLLAKKVVSILQDGFPIRIKAVNIINEPRIFKGIFALIKPFLKEKMAERFVLHGSDLSSLHRVIPRSVLPQEYGGVDGRLDMTAWTRTLLEAEEEFVVEFCQPEPLEGALMHDSMLFEGEHPEDSYRSLRSQLYYCY; encoded by the exons ATGGCACATCAGAATGGCCACACTGATCCCAGCCCTTTGGTGGACGTGATGGCAGGCGAGCGGTTCCCTGCAGCTCCTCCACCCATCTACGTGTGCACTCTCACCCCGGATCTGGAGGCCAAGGCACGAGAGGAGCTTCAGGAGAAGCCCGAGTGGCGTCTTCGGGACGTCCAAGCGCTGCGAGACATGATCCTGAAGGAGCATTCTAGTCTGAGGACACGGCTGGACGACGCCTTTCTCTTGCGCTTCCTCCGAGCCAGGAAGTTCGACTATGACCGTGCGCTGCAGCTGCTCCTGAACTACCACAGCAGCAGGAGGGCCTGGCCTGAAGTCTTCCAGGACCTGAAGCCCTCGACGGTGAAGCACGTGCTTGAGCTAGGCTTCCTTACTGTCCTGCCCAGACCTGATCCTCAAGGCCGCTACGTTCTCTGCTTACGGCCAG GGAAATGGACACCGAATGACTATCCGTTTGTGGACAATATTCGAGCCATTTATCTGACGCTAGAAAAGCTGATTCAACCTGAGGAGACCCAAGTGAATGGAATAGTCATCCTGGTGGATTACACCGGAGTCGGCTTGTCTCAGGCCTCCAATCCCGGCCCTCTACTGGCAAAGAAAGTCGTTAGCATTCTTCAG GATGGATTTCCTATCAGAATAAAGGCAGTCAATATCATAAATGAGCCTCGAATCTTTAAGGGAATATTTGCATTAATAAAGCCTTTCCTGAAGGAGAAGATGGCTGAAAGG TTTGTCCTGCACGGCTCAGACCTGTCGTCCCTGCATCGTGTCATCCCGCGCTCTGTGCTGCCGCAGGAATACGGAGGCGTGGACGGCAGACTGGACATGACAGCTTGGACTCGCACACTGCTGGAGGCCGAGGAGGAGTTCGTCGTGGAGTTTTGCCAGCCGGAGCCTCTTGAGGGGGCGTTAATGCACGACTCGATGTTGTTTGAAGGCGAGCATCCTGAGGACTCGTACAGAAGCCTGCGCTCGCAGctctactactgctactga